A window from Centropristis striata isolate RG_2023a ecotype Rhode Island chromosome 2, C.striata_1.0, whole genome shotgun sequence encodes these proteins:
- the bola3 gene encoding bolA-like protein 3, whose amino-acid sequence MFASKRSLSSAVVSALRVLRTNQVVVSGQRCLSTQTEGETRIVNVLKEKFPLASSLKVVDISGGCGAMYEIHIESCEFKGKRTIQQHQLVNQALKEEIQGMHGLRIFTDVPKQ is encoded by the exons ATGTTTGCTAGTAAACGGAGTTTATCCAGCGCTGTGGTTTCTGCTCTGCGGGTTCTCCGCACTAATCAG GTTGTTGTGTCCGGTCAGAGATGTCTGTCCACACAAACAGAGGGAGAGACCCGCATCGTTAACGTACTAAAGGAGAAGTTTCCGTTAGCCTCGTCGCTCAAAGTTGTTGACATATCAG GTGGTTGCGGAGCCATGTATGAGATCCACATAGAGTCCTGTGAGTTCAAAGGAAAAAGGACCATCCAACAACACCAATTAGTCAATCag GCACTCAAGGAAGAAATTCAAGGAATGCACGGTCTGCGAATATTCACTGATGTTCCAAAACAATAG